GATGATTCTGGGCATGTCCAAATATTCAGAGGGTCATCAAATTTCTTAGACTCATCTTACATGCTACCTCCTTGCTCTGGGCCTTACAAGCGAAGAAAAATAGCAAAATTTGATGATGGAAGTAGTGCGCCTGAAGAATCATACTCAGAAATTGTGACCTCGCCAAAATATTCGTCATCATCATGTTCATCATGTGGcagtgataatgaaagtgctaAGCCTCTGTTAGAGCCTAGCACATATAAGGATGTGCTGATCTGCTTCCGTTTTGATGATCATGACCTCCCGTTCGGACTGAAAGAGGTTATACTGTCTGATGTGAGATTGTTAACATTACTCGAGTATGGCCTTCCTTCATGGGTTATATTTCTTCAGTCATATCCAGTGTTTTGCAAGATATACCGCCCGTGGATGTGCCCTCTTGCCAGAGCATTATATGTCTTGATGTCATTGATTACTGTTCTTATAGGATTTTATGACCTCTACAAGAATGTCCCCATGTTGAAGGCAACTGCATCAAGATTGTTTGGCCCTTTCTTTGATTGGATAGAAACATGGGAAATGATATCAAGACTTAAGTATCTAGGAACTATGCTTTTCCTGCATAACTTCCAGCAGGCTTTTACATGGTCTCTAAAAATTGTGTGTTCTGTTAAGTCTGCTTTTAGTGTTTTGACAAAGCCAATTGCGGGACCTATTATGGAGGTTATTGAATTTACTTTGCCAATGTGGAACCTTTGTGCTGAGACGGTAGGATATTTGGGTTCAGTTGTAATGGTATCACTGGAGACATCTTGGAGTGTAGTTTTTGGTACAATGCAGATGATCATCTGGCCATTTTGGTTTGTCTTCAGTACTGCTGTTACCATTGGTATGGTTGCTTTAACCTCTCAAGTCATCTATTTCATTTTCCCTCCACGTTTTGATCCTGATATCTTGCTATTGTTGTTTCCTTGTGGCCAGTAAATGCAGTTCTGTACCCTGCAATTTGGCTCCTTGGAGAGATACTAGCTGCACCTTTTCGACTAGTGCTTGGGCTATCAAGTTTCATTGTGGACCTTTTTGTTGATATTGTCAGTGTTCTAAGGCAGAGCTGGTCAACATTAAGTGCATTATATCAAGCAGGATCTGTACCGAGATCAGCTGTACTTACATCAGATAACAGCA
This genomic interval from Panicum virgatum strain AP13 chromosome 8K, P.virgatum_v5, whole genome shotgun sequence contains the following:
- the LOC120645160 gene encoding uncharacterized protein LOC120645160 isoform X2; this encodes MVRGGEKRHFFPLTSLQIGDLQSYLAELTIFLCPHSKKFLILLDNRPWLLDQDTKPAHLWQLMVTKSRLSPFANSRTRRKRDETDGKLVFSTSSISAPRLRNKSSRWYSLIDEAMREKKLQVNKLKDARILNRELHQTLYGFIIFEVDWADVRGINYLNELQTDTSMAVESKIMKRWEFDSVKQASSLVTSWFSGNHFECQLLQEYLDSISSNGDVFYDAQNDFLTPECENSPSDSDDSGHVQIFRGSSNFLDSSYMLPPCSGPYKRRKIAKFDDGSSAPEESYSEIVTSPKYSSSSCSSCGSDNESAKPLLEPSTYKDVLICFRFDDHDLPFGLKEVILSDVRLLTLLEYGLPSWVIFLQSYPVFCKIYRPWMCPLARALYVLMSLITVLIGFYDLYKNVPMLKATASRLFGPFFDWIETWEMISRLKYLGTMLFLHNFQQAFTWSLKIVCSVKSAFSVLTKPIAGPIMEVIEFTLPMWNLCAETVGYLGSVVMVSLETSWSVVFGTMQMIIWPFWFVFSTAVTIVNAVLYPAIWLLGEILAAPFRLVLGLSSFIVDLFVDIVSVLRQSWSTLSALYQAGSVPRSAVLTSDNSIWGSLWKDLLYQIFRAIRSILYGFVAFFSTCNRHRLSIYNHIQVFLQRLSRVSTRVPYATSREGARKYSSQNHPRRKTKTR